The nucleotide window TTGTCATTAAACAACATAACCTTAGACTGAGACGGTATAATCTTTCCTGGTGTCGAGGAACCTGACATTAGTGCAATGTGGTAATCTAAATTTCAACAAATCAAAGATAAAAGGTAATTTTGACCTCCGGAAAAACTATCCTTCCTTCGAAGCAAATATGAGTGTGCAGGTTCCAGATCCTAGTCTAGATGGTTCTAAAGAAGGCTGCTTGATCCGATCACACTTGAAATAGTACGTCGTGTGTGTCTTCCTATCTAAAAGTATTACATAGAAAGAAGAAACCGCTTTTTTACTGTTACAGGTTATTTAGCACGTGACCTTCTCTTAAGCTTCATCGACAAATTTAAAATGGATGGTTAGCTTTGCATGATGAGATCACATATGATCTGAGATCCAATCCCCTATCTACAATTACAACTGGTTCACTTCATAAGCACTTGAAAGGATTCATGAAGCATTTTGATTTTGTCATCCGTATGGGCTGGATCCTCCCATTTGCTCAGGACAGAACTTAAATGCTGGTCTATGAATTGGACAGTCTCAGTGAATTTTTGAGAAATGTTGCCCTGTTTACCATTTTGAAATATCTTGGAAGTCCTTTTTATCATGCTCCTGGTGTTGGGGTCCTTTGTTAAAGTAATTTCTTTAATTTCTCTTGAACGAAGCGACACAATAAGTATTCTTGAATAGTCAAAGTGCTGTAAATCGTTCTTCATGCACTCCATCAAACGACGTTCTGTAATGGAGGAGATCGGACAGGCTTGAACCTGGAACATGGGCTCAAAATTATGCATATATGAAGTGTATGGTGGGAGTAATTCTTGGGAAGGGAAGCTTAAGTCCTCGGTTATCGGGACTTCCAAGACTGGATCGTGATGTTCAGAGGCGGCGGACACATGAAAATCGATGGTGCTCTGGCTGCCCGATATGCTATCAAATTTTTTACGCAACAATTTCTCGTCATGCACTCGGTTATTGCTTCTCTGCATGTGGACCTTTTGTATTCTAGATTTTGCATTCATTACCGAAGGAGCAGTTGCACAGCCCGGCCATGGGTACTCCTCGTATTCATTTATAGATGGAGAACCTTGTGACCACCTATTTGTGTTAGGTGTCGTAGATGCCGCTGTTAGATAGCTCGTGGTGGAGGAGCTCGTAGTTAACAGTTGCTGATGTAAAGAGGGCGTACTGTTGTTGCGGTTATTCATGAATGCCTGATCAGGTGATTCCCCAGTCCTAGGCGATTGGCCTAGTGGCATAGCTTTTTTAAACCATGAGCCATAGCTCCCATACTGGCTGTTAAGCGACGAGGAGATGTACTGTAAAGAACTAGTGCTCCGCAATGAAGAAGGGAGAAAGACATGCGCAAAAGACGCCTCGTCTGAAGATTTACTCAGGACACTGGAGGTCGACTGCTTTCTTGGTATCTCCCAACCCTTGCTTGTAATAGTACTGTCGTACTTTGCACCTGTAGGAGTAGGCGTTGTTTCCGCACTAGGCGTCACAGTCCCATTCGGGATGATATGTATCTCGCCCTCATACCGCGGTTTTAGGAACGCAGATATAACAAAAATCAACTTGTTCGCCACAGTAACATTCCCAGATGTAATTATAATCCGGGAGGATTTACTCTTCAGCAAATCTTCACCCGAGTCATACTTTAGCTTCGCGAGCAAAACGGGAAGAAATTTGAGGCGGTGCCCATCCTTGACCTCCAACCAGTTGAAAACTTCCCGATACCAAGAAGTAGTAAAATCCATGAAATTATGTGGGTAGAGCATAAGCCGCTGCACCTCCAATAGGCTCTGCAGTGGCGATATCAAATTACAGTAGAATTTATTGAGTATAGCCTCCACCTGGCTATGCGATTTAGCATTCAACTCCTTTGGAAGCAAGGGATCTGCCTCCAACAAAGGCGCCAACACTCCCTGGCAATCATCAAACCACCGCGTAACTTGTGACCAGCACTCAGTTAGAACCGTCAGAAACGACTCCGGCATACAGCAACATATCGCTATCCTCTGATTAGAATTACATGCGACCGATGAATACTTGTTGTAAAATATCCGAGTCACCACAATTAACCGCGCACTCTGTATTAGTTTCAACTTATCACTCTGGCAGCGGTCACTAACCCGCACCGGGGACCCAAAAATGTACTCCTTAAGCTCTGAAAGAGGAATATTCTCCATATTACCGCCATTGCTACATGGCTGGCCCGTCGCCGCATTCCGAGTACAAACATAGTCCAAAATTACCTGGTAGTTATCTCGGCTTAGCATGCGACCCAGCTCCTGAGCAATTACCAACCTAAAACATGAGTTTTCGCCTGCCTTTTTACCATCATCTATCTTCTTGCATCCTAATAACAACGACTTTAACTCATCTGGCATGTGTACAGCTGGTGGCGGAGATAACTCAGCCTGATGCACAACCCATTTCTCATCCTCTTTACCATTTTGGACAGGTCCTAATAAATCCATAAAAGAACCTGTTCTCAACAACCTGCCCAACATCACGACGGATAGTCACCTACAAGCCCTTTTATCCGTTAAGGCTTGCTTACTTATTAGTAATTAAATTTGTTGATTGTGGACGTATTTGTTTCCGTTTTATTAAGGCTTTGTCAGTAGTTAGATACGGCTTTAAAAGCAGACACTCGGGACTTTTATAAATAGTGACTTCAATAATCTAAACATGAAATTAAACAATACATAGCATAAAGGATTAAGCAATTGAAGGCGCATTATTTGGATATATGTTTCACAGTAGTTAGATATTATGTATGCTATTTGGTACAAAATTTCCGACCTCCAGGTCACAAGGTGGGTTGTTTATACAGgtatttcatcaattttATGTATTATGGGTGGGTTTATGGTGCCAATAGTATCTCATTTCGTGCCTAGTTCGCTGGATATTAACACAAAATTACTTAACTACGGTTTATCAACTAGTGCAGGGGCAATGCTGTGTAGCAGCATATATATTATGTTACCTAGAAATGAAGAAAACCAGATTGTAGTTTTTGTTGCGTTTTCTACGGGTGTTGTGATGAGCTTTGTCGTTAATTATATAGTACATCGATATACGAGTGAAAGTGTAATTCATTGCGGCCACGAGGGGAAGGTGACTATGAGACGGGAGAGGTACGGCAGTGGTAGTACGGTGGGGCTGGTAAGTATGGCAGAGGCGGAGACAGTGGACGATGAGGGAGAGAGGCAGCGGTTGTTGCCGTATGTTTCGCGTGATAAGCTCTGTACGAGTGTAGCGTGCATACCTTTGGTAAAGTCAGCTTCTATGGGGTCGCTACCGTCGGGCACTGGATGTAATGGGAGCAAGCGGGTGCCAGTGGTGTGCCTTGAAAACAACATTGGATACGATCTCGAGAATCTCGCGACTTACAGGGGACATTTTATGTCAGGGACATTACCATTTCAGAACTCCAGCATGGATGAGAGTTTTAGCCAGGCAAGTAACGAAATTGCGATCACGCAATCTCGTGACGGTAGCGAGCATAAGCATGTCATAGCGACGCCGTTTTCGAAGCTATTGTCGATAGGTATACAAACGTGCGTGGTGCTCATGCTTCACAAGTTTCCTGAGGGATTGATTATATTTCTAACAAGCCGAAACGAAAATGACAATCGTCAAATGGGATTTTCTGTATTTTTAAGTTTAGCAATCCACAATTTCATCGAGGGATTCACCATGACTCTTCCCTTGTATTCCGTATTTTCGACCAAGTGGCTCTCGTTGGCAGTTACGGCCGTTATAGCCGCTGGGTCGCAGCCAGCAGGGGCCGTAGTTGGTTACTTTTTGTTCCACAACCGAGAGGCTGTTGATGGGAAACATGCGATGACAGTTCTATTAAGTGTAACATCTGGATTTCTTTTCATCGTTGCATTACAGATGTTTCAAACTGCAGTCGCATTTAGCGACACGCACCATCACCATGAATACGAGGATAACCAAAAAATTCACAGCGATCACAGTTCGGGCACCGAGTGCCTTAAATGGTGCTGTTTTGGAGTTTTAGTTGTGTTGGCCAGCAGTATGCTTTAGGGTGTACTGGCATTTACGTTTGGGTTATTGTTTTATCTAGAAATTAGTTATACTGGTACATGTAGTCAATGGAATGTAATTAATATTATGCCGATGTAGAACGTGTGTATATGACTTTTCCATTCAAGGAATGTGAATGCAATGCCGCGATAAGCGAAAATGACAGTCAAGGGATGCTTTTCTTTTCCGATTTGGCATCGGTAGAGGAACCCAAACTTTGTATGCAAGACCGATGTGATCTCATGGAAGGGAATACGCTTTCTCCGTATATTtcatttttaaaattagAAGAGTTACCAGTCTCTGAATTTGTCTCCATCCTAAAGTTCTGCGAAACCTCAGGAATCTTGAAGTGATACTTACCCCATGAGTTGTACATGACGCCAATAGTAATTAGGAACATAACAAAGATGACGCTTGTGTAATTCATATCGTAAATCGTAACTGGAACAGATACAGGCATGCACATACAAAAGATGACAGTACACAACCAAATTAAGACCACAACGCTAATTGGCCAGCCAAGCCTATGCCTAATCTTGACTGCAGCACCCTTGATTCCTCGTCTTCCGCCTAACATAACACAGAATATCGCCAATCCAGTACCACTGCACAAGCATACAACCGAAGCACCAATAAATGCATTATATGCTGTGCCAGAAACCAATGTTAATAACCCAAAAACATAGGAAAATCCCATACTTAGGTATACCGAATACTTGGGTATTTGTGTCTGGCGACCATCTGGAGATAAATGGGACCATAACTCATAGTAAGGCACAGCATGGTCACGACTCATACTGAAGACTGCACGAGAAGACGTGGTAATTGACCCGATACCTGAAAAAAGCATATTTCCAAGAATAAGCATAACTAAAAAGTAAGCAACCACGTTTGATCTTGTCGACTTTGTGAAGATTTGAACGATTTCCATAACCCTGCTGTCGGTCATAACCTCCTCAGGTTCGGGCATCCCTAACAGTATTGGAACGAGATATACAATGCCGCAGAAAGTAGAGATCAATACGGATTGAGAAATGCCGTTAGGAATGTGTTTTTCAGGTTCCATTGTTTCATCTGATAGCGCTGGAAGCATACTGAAACCTTGTAGTGTAAAATTAGACTGTTGAAAACCTCCAATCATAAACGACAAAAGAAAACTTGAATACCCTGATAACTTGTTGTCGAAGTGAGATATTGTATAGACGAAGGTCCTATACGATCCATGGTGAAACAAAATTAGTAGTATATCAATAAAAATCACAGCATATAGGATCCAATAGATGCATACAGTGTTGATCATCTCTAGGAACCTCGCAAACATCACATTAATAACACCAGTGAATGTAATGCAGAGCATATAAATAACAGAAGTCCAAACATTTAGATGCTCCTCGGTGATCAGGTCATCATCTGATATAGTTATTAGGGAAATAATAAGCCTTGCGCCTGCATACTGAATACTGGCATTCATTATCCAACTTCCGAGCAACATCAACCACCCTGTAAAATACGCCATTACAAGTCTATAGCGTTCTGGAGCTAGCATTGCAACACTACCGTGTAGTTCAATTGGGTACTTGGAGACAATTTCACCCAGCGCCAATGCTGTCAGCCAGTTCATAAATCCACTTATAATAAATGCACCAAGAATCGTTATCGCCCCACCATTAATTAATCCTAAAGATAATGTGGTACTCATACCCAATACAGGGCTCATTAACCCAAACCCCAATCCAATTACGGAATACTGACTTAACAGTGATTTATCTAACTTTTCTTCGTATTGAAAGTGTTCAACCACTGTctcttcctcatcttcaCGCAGTATTGTTTGTAAATTCGTTATTACAGCATCTGGAAAATCATGAACCCTGTCCTTTATTGACTGTGGAAGCCTTAAATATTCTGGCATATTTCAGGTTTCAGAAGTAATTCTTCAAAAGTTACAAGGTTATTCTAATTTTAGGTTATACAGCGATCACGAACGCCTAAAATCAACCTTATAACTTCTCAACGCCAAATCAGTTCAATTCACCTAAGCAACACGCAATACTTAATAGTAGAATAAGAACCTAGCACAGAAATAATGTGAATCTCTTTATAACAATAATCGAGTATGTATATTATAATATGTTTAGTTTAGGTAAAAAGGCAGTTGATTATTTTAGCCAAAAAACTCCAAATACAATGAGGAATACGGCCATTAAATAAAACCGACGGTAAGATAGCAATAAAAATGTGGCTTGTTACTGCGAAACATGCCAATAGAAGCTAGCTAGCTTTATAAAGATCAAATTCTTACATATTGAGTCCAAGTCATGCATAATGTCATCTGCCATGCACGGCACATACACTCAGTCACGTGATATAATTTACTCTTAATAATTCAGCCATAGAGAAGCAGTGTTGCGGTACTATGAGAGGTCTATAGTGTTTTCAGTAGTATTTTAGGATTTTTAGAAGGCTCAGGAGAGTAATATAGGTCAGAAATATGAGGTTACTGTATGTGTCAGCTTCTTAAGATATTCACTATGGAATGCAACATTAAAAATCTCATCGCACATTTCACGATGAAGTAGGTTAGGAATAACTCTAAAATCAACAGAAAGGAAACATATCTGGTCTAAATTTGCTATGGACGAAGATCTGTATGATGAGTTTGGTAACTATATCGGAGAAGAAGCTTCATTGTCCGGTTCTGATGTGGAATCAGACGTTTCTTTGACAGATATAaaaaataatgaaatagccaaggatgctggtTCGGAGCTTACGGTTGCTGCGCCAAATTTATTAACTACGTATGATTCTGATGTGGAGGTTCTCGTTGAGACTCAAGACCGGGATGATATTGGTGCCGCTTTAGTGGAACCAGAAGATCATAGACGTCGTGTAGAGAACGCGGTATTCACCCAATTGAACAAGAACATTCCAAAAGCTTCGTATGATAGGAACTATATGCTGGAACTTGCATCATCTGCAGAGCGCTGTATGACAGTATGCTTCTTAGGGCCTTTGCATTCTGGAAAAACATCCTTAGTCGATTTACTTGCATGTCAGTCCCACGAAAAGTTGCCTCATATATCAAAACCTATCAAAGACGGTTGGAAACCATTAAAGTATACGGATAATATGAAAGTAGAAATTCAGCGTGGCGTTTCTATGAAATTAAATGGATTTACTTTCTTAGGTCAGGATTTCACAGGGAAATCACAGGTCATAACATTGCTGGATACACCAGGGCACACGAATTTCGTGGATGAAGCTGCCGTAGCAAT belongs to Eremothecium sinecaudum strain ATCC 58844 chromosome IV, complete sequence and includes:
- the TPO5 gene encoding Tpo5p (Syntenic homolog of Ashbya gossypii AEL125C; Syntenic homolog of Saccharomyces cerevisiae YKL174C (TPO5)), which encodes MPEYLRLPQSIKDRVHDFPDAVITNLQTILREDEEETVVEHFQYEEKLDKSLLSQYSVIGLGFGLMSPVLGMSTTLSLGLINGGAITILGAFIISGFMNWLTALALGEIVSKYPIELHGSVAMLAPERYRLVMAYFTGWLMLLGSWIMNASIQYAGARLIISLITISDDDLITEEHLNVWTSVIYMLCITFTGVINVMFARFLEMINTVCIYWILYAVIFIDILLILFHHGSYRTFVYTISHFDNKLSGYSSFLLSFMIGGFQQSNFTLQGFSMLPALSDETMEPEKHIPNGISQSVLISTFCGIVYLVPILLGMPEPEEVMTDSRVMEIVQIFTKSTRSNVVAYFLVMLILGNMLFSGIGSITTSSRAVFSMSRDHAVPYYELWSHLSPDGRQTQIPKYSVYLSMGFSYVFGLLTLVSGTAYNAFIGASVVCLCSGTGLAIFCVMLGGRRGIKGAAVKIRHRLGWPISVVVLIWLCTVIFCMCMPVSVPVTIYDMNYTSVIFVMFLITIGVMYNSWGKYHFKIPEVSQNFRMETNSETGNSSNFKNEIYGESVFPSMRSHRSCIQSLGSSTDAKSEKKSIP
- the ZRT3 gene encoding Zn(2+) transporter ZRT3 (Syntenic homolog of Ashbya gossypii AEL126W; Syntenic homolog of Saccharomyces cerevisiae YKL175W (ZRT3)), giving the protein MYAIWYKISDLQVTRWVVYTGISSILCIMGGFMVPIVSHFVPSSLDINTKLLNYGLSTSAGAMLCSSIYIMLPRNEENQIVVFVAFSTGVVMSFVVNYIVHRYTSESVIHCGHEGKVTMRRERYGSGSTVGLVSMAEAETVDDEGERQRLLPYVSRDKLCTSVACIPLVKSASMGSLPSGTGCNGSKRVPVVCLENNIGYDLENLATYRGHFMSGTLPFQNSSMDESFSQASNEIAITQSRDGSEHKHVIATPFSKLLSIGIQTCVVLMLHKFPEGLIIFLTSRNENDNRQMGFSVFLSLAIHNFIEGFTMTLPLYSVFSTKWLSLAVTAVIAAGSQPAGAVVGYFLFHNREAVDGKHAMTVLLSVTSGFLFIVALQMFQTAVAFSDTHHHHEYEDNQKIHSDHSSGTECLKWCCFGVLVVLASSML
- the LST4 gene encoding Lst4p (Syntenic homolog of Ashbya gossypii AEL127C; Syntenic homolog of Saccharomyces cerevisiae YKL176C (LST4)), giving the protein MLGRLLRTGSFMDLLGPVQNGKEDEKWVVHQAELSPPPAVHMPDELKSLLLGCKKIDDGKKAGENSCFRLVIAQELGRMLSRDNYQVILDYVCTRNAATGQPCSNGGNMENIPLSELKEYIFGSPVRVSDRCQSDKLKLIQSARLIVVTRIFYNKYSSVACNSNQRIAICCCMPESFLTVLTECWSQVTRWFDDCQGVLAPLLEADPLLPKELNAKSHSQVEAILNKFYCNLISPLQSLLEVQRLMLYPHNFMDFTTSWYREVFNWLEVKDGHRLKFLPVLLAKLKYDSGEDLLKSKSSRIIITSGNVTVANKLIFVISAFLKPRYEGEIHIIPNGTVTPSAETTPTPTGAKYDSTITSKGWEIPRKQSTSSVLSKSSDEASFAHVFLPSSLRSTSSLQYISSSLNSQYGSYGSWFKKAMPLGQSPRTGESPDQAFMNNRNNSTPSLHQQLLTTSSSTTSYLTAASTTPNTNRWSQGSPSINEYEEYPWPGCATAPSVMNAKSRIQKVHMQRSNNRVHDEKLLRKKFDSISGSQSTIDFHVSAASEHHDPVLEVPITEDLSFPSQELLPPYTSYMHNFEPMFQVQACPISSITERRLMECMKNDLQHFDYSRILIVSLRSREIKEITLTKDPNTRSMIKRTSKIFQNGKQGNISQKFTETVQFIDQHLSSVLSKWEDPAHTDDKIKMLHESFQVLMK